From one Variovorax sp. PBL-H6 genomic stretch:
- the cls gene encoding cardiolipin synthase, whose product MILPELSQEWKTGLSLAWSGYIAVLSVWIVMQKRAPVSTMSWILSLALLPFAGFLIYYFLGPQRLKKQRLKRLRSRAIAQAPADVASLRAAAERAPPSLRQMAALGTAACGLPVSSATAAELLSGGARTFDAIFEAIREARDHVHLEYYIFEPDQTGTALRDLLIERARNGVTVRLLLDALGSKRIGRRFMAPMLEAGIEVALFHDTRIGRRLRPVTNYRTHRKIVVCDGRVGFTGGVNITDEEDRRIRTDAYHDAHLRIEGSAVRWLQTTFLEDWTYATGEDPRRINHALDLLLPRLPGQDGAGDIPVQIVTSGPDSGLEAIHRMHVAAIHSAAHRAWLTTPYFVPGEPGLMALTSAALRGVDVRLLVPRRSDSLIVSAAARSYYDELIAAGVKIWEYKARMLHSKTLVVDDNCAMIGTANFDNRSFRLNFEVCAVIYGPALAVPLAAQFETDLHSAAAIRGQRPQRFLRRLGDATARLFSPLL is encoded by the coding sequence TTGATCCTCCCCGAGCTCAGCCAGGAATGGAAGACCGGCCTCTCCCTCGCGTGGAGTGGCTACATTGCGGTGCTTTCCGTCTGGATCGTGATGCAGAAGCGGGCGCCGGTCTCGACGATGAGCTGGATCCTCTCGCTGGCGCTGCTGCCTTTCGCGGGGTTCCTCATCTACTACTTCCTCGGGCCGCAACGCCTGAAGAAGCAGCGCCTCAAGCGGCTGCGCAGCCGCGCAATTGCCCAGGCGCCTGCCGATGTGGCGAGCCTGCGCGCGGCGGCCGAGCGGGCGCCGCCGTCGCTGCGCCAGATGGCCGCGCTCGGCACGGCGGCCTGCGGCCTGCCGGTATCGAGCGCGACAGCCGCCGAACTGCTGTCAGGCGGCGCCCGCACCTTCGACGCGATCTTTGAGGCCATCCGCGAGGCGCGCGACCACGTCCACCTCGAGTACTACATCTTCGAGCCCGACCAGACGGGCACGGCGCTGCGCGACCTGCTGATCGAGCGGGCGCGCAACGGCGTCACCGTGCGCCTGCTGCTCGATGCGCTGGGCTCCAAGCGGATCGGCCGCCGCTTCATGGCGCCCATGCTCGAGGCCGGCATCGAAGTCGCGCTGTTCCACGACACCCGCATCGGACGTCGGCTGCGGCCGGTGACGAACTACCGCACCCACCGCAAGATCGTGGTGTGCGATGGCCGCGTCGGCTTCACCGGCGGCGTCAACATCACCGACGAGGAAGACCGCCGCATCCGGACCGACGCCTACCACGATGCCCACCTTCGCATCGAAGGCAGCGCGGTGCGCTGGCTGCAGACCACCTTCCTCGAAGATTGGACCTACGCCACCGGCGAGGACCCGCGTCGCATCAATCATGCGCTCGACCTCCTGCTGCCGCGTCTGCCGGGCCAGGATGGCGCAGGCGACATCCCGGTGCAGATCGTCACCAGCGGCCCGGACAGCGGTCTCGAAGCCATTCATCGCATGCACGTCGCGGCCATTCATTCGGCCGCGCACCGAGCCTGGCTCACAACACCGTACTTCGTGCCGGGCGAACCTGGCCTGATGGCGTTGACCAGCGCTGCGCTGCGCGGCGTGGATGTGCGCCTCTTGGTGCCGCGCCGCAGCGATTCGCTCATCGTGAGCGCAGCCGCGCGCTCGTACTACGACGAACTGATCGCCGCGGGGGTCAAGATCTGGGAGTACAAGGCACGCATGCTGCACTCCAAGACGCTGGTGGTCGACGACAACTGCGCGATGATCGGCACCGCCAACTTCGACAATCGCAGCTTCAGGCTCAATTTCGAGGTGTGCGCCGTGATCTATGGCCCGGCGCTCGCCGTGCCCCTCGCTGCGCAGTTCGAGACCGACCTGCACAGCGCTGCAGCGATTCGTGGCCAGCGGCCCCAGCGTTTCCTGCGCCGTCTTGGCGATGCAACTGCTCGGCTGTTCTCGCCGCTTCTGTAG
- the clpA gene encoding ATP-dependent Clp protease ATP-binding subunit ClpA gives MIAQELEVSLHMAFVEARQQRHEFITVEHLLLALLDNPSAAEVLRACSANVDDLRASLTNFIKDNTPQVAGTDDVDTQPTLGFQRVIQRAIMHVQSTGNGKKEVTGANVLVAIFGEKDSHAVYYLHQQGVTRLDVVNFIAHGIKKSDPPEATKSSGESASEGEEGGGEKNEKSSPLEQFTQNLNQMAKDGKIDPLIGREYEVERVIQILCRRRKNNPLLVGEAGVGKTAIAEGLAWRITQGDVPEILAESHVYSLDMGALLAGTKYRGDFEQRLKGVLKSLKDKPNAILFIDEIHTLIGAGAASGGTLDASNLLKPALSSGALKCIGATTFTEYRGIFEKDAALSRRFQKVDVVEPTVQETVDILKGLKSRFEEHHGVKYGVAALQAAAELSAKYINDRHLPDKAIDVIDEAGAAQRILPANKRKKTISKSEVEEIVAKIARIPPANVSNDDRGKLQNIERDLKSVVFGQDKALEVLASSVKMARSGLGRDDKPIGSFLFSGPTGVGKTEAAKQLAYIMGIELIRFDMSEYMERHAVSRLIGAPPGYVGFDQGGLLTEAITKKPHAVLLLDEIEKAHPDIFNVLLQVMDHGTLTDNNGRKADFRNVIIVMTTNAGAETMNKATIGFTNPRQSGDEMGDIKRLFTPEFRNRLDAIVSFKSLDEQIILRVVDKFLLQLETQLAEKKVDVTFTDVLRKHLAKKGFDPLMGARPMQRLIQDTIRRALADELLFGRLQEGGRLTVDLDDKEEVQLDIQPLTKKEGRAKPEAEEAATG, from the coding sequence ATGATTGCCCAGGAACTGGAAGTCAGCCTGCATATGGCTTTTGTCGAAGCCAGGCAGCAGCGCCACGAGTTCATCACGGTGGAGCATCTTTTGCTCGCTTTGCTGGACAACCCGAGTGCCGCGGAAGTTCTGCGCGCCTGCTCGGCCAACGTCGACGACCTGCGTGCGTCGCTCACCAATTTCATCAAGGACAACACGCCGCAGGTGGCGGGTACCGACGACGTCGACACCCAGCCCACGCTCGGCTTCCAGCGCGTGATTCAGCGCGCCATCATGCATGTCCAGTCCACGGGCAACGGCAAGAAGGAAGTCACCGGCGCCAACGTGCTGGTCGCGATCTTCGGCGAGAAGGACTCGCACGCCGTCTACTACCTGCACCAGCAGGGCGTAACGCGCCTGGACGTCGTGAACTTCATCGCTCACGGCATCAAGAAGAGCGATCCGCCCGAAGCCACCAAGAGCAGCGGCGAATCCGCTTCCGAAGGTGAAGAAGGCGGCGGCGAGAAGAACGAGAAGTCGTCCCCACTCGAGCAGTTCACGCAAAACCTCAACCAGATGGCGAAGGACGGCAAGATCGACCCGCTGATCGGCCGCGAATACGAGGTCGAGCGCGTGATCCAGATCCTGTGCCGGCGCCGCAAGAACAACCCGCTCCTCGTCGGAGAAGCCGGCGTCGGCAAGACCGCGATCGCCGAAGGCCTCGCGTGGCGCATCACGCAGGGCGACGTGCCGGAAATCCTGGCCGAGTCCCACGTGTACTCGCTCGACATGGGCGCGCTGCTGGCCGGCACCAAGTACCGCGGCGATTTCGAACAGCGCCTGAAGGGCGTGCTCAAGTCCCTCAAGGACAAGCCGAACGCAATCCTCTTCATCGACGAAATCCACACGCTGATCGGTGCCGGCGCCGCCTCGGGCGGTACGCTGGACGCCTCGAACCTGCTGAAGCCCGCCTTGTCGAGCGGCGCGCTCAAGTGCATCGGGGCGACCACCTTCACCGAGTACCGCGGCATCTTCGAGAAGGATGCGGCCCTGTCGCGTCGTTTCCAGAAGGTCGACGTGGTCGAGCCGACGGTGCAGGAAACGGTCGACATCCTGAAGGGTCTGAAGTCGCGCTTCGAGGAGCATCATGGTGTGAAGTACGGCGTGGCTGCGCTGCAGGCCGCGGCAGAATTGAGCGCCAAGTACATCAACGACCGTCACCTGCCCGACAAGGCGATCGACGTGATCGACGAAGCCGGTGCCGCCCAGCGCATCCTGCCCGCGAACAAGCGCAAGAAGACCATCAGCAAGAGCGAGGTCGAGGAAATCGTCGCCAAGATCGCGCGCATTCCCCCGGCCAACGTCTCGAACGACGACCGCGGCAAGCTGCAGAACATCGAACGCGACCTGAAGAGCGTGGTGTTCGGCCAGGACAAGGCGCTCGAGGTGCTGGCCTCGTCCGTCAAGATGGCGCGTTCCGGCCTGGGCCGCGACGACAAGCCGATCGGCTCCTTCCTGTTCAGCGGCCCCACCGGCGTCGGCAAGACCGAGGCGGCGAAGCAACTGGCCTACATCATGGGCATCGAGCTGATCCGCTTCGACATGTCGGAGTACATGGAGCGCCATGCGGTGAGCCGGCTGATCGGCGCGCCTCCGGGCTACGTCGGTTTCGACCAGGGCGGTCTCCTCACCGAAGCCATCACGAAGAAGCCGCACGCGGTGCTGCTGCTCGATGAAATCGAGAAGGCGCATCCGGACATCTTCAACGTGCTGCTGCAGGTGATGGACCACGGCACGTTGACGGACAACAACGGGCGCAAGGCCGACTTCCGCAACGTGATCATCGTGATGACCACCAACGCGGGCGCCGAGACCATGAACAAGGCGACCATCGGCTTCACGAACCCGCGCCAGTCGGGCGACGAGATGGGCGACATCAAGCGCCTGTTCACGCCGGAATTCCGCAACCGGCTGGATGCGATCGTGAGCTTCAAGTCGCTCGACGAGCAGATCATCCTGCGCGTGGTCGACAAGTTCCTGCTGCAGCTCGAAACGCAGCTGGCCGAGAAGAAGGTCGATGTCACCTTCACCGACGTGCTGCGCAAGCACCTGGCCAAGAAGGGCTTCGATCCGCTGATGGGCGCCCGCCCGATGCAGCGCCTGATTCAGGACACGATCCGTCGCGCCCTGGCCGACGAGCTGCTGTTCGGACGCCTGCAGGAAGGCGGCCGTCTCACGGTCGACCTCGACGACAAGGAAGAGGTCCAACTGGACATCCAGCCGCTGACGAAGAAGGAAGGGCGCGCCAAGCCCGAAGCCGAAGAGGCCGCCACGGGCTGA
- the clpS gene encoding ATP-dependent Clp protease adapter ClpS yields the protein MATKIPSTPPSPPAVTPGRDDGDAVVIERRPQKTAPPQMYQVVMLNDDYTPMEFVIVVIQEFFNKDRETATQIMLKIHLDGRGICGVYSRDMAATKVNQVMEAAHQAGHPLQCVSEPVE from the coding sequence ATGGCTACCAAAATCCCCTCGACTCCTCCCAGTCCCCCGGCAGTGACGCCGGGGCGGGACGATGGCGATGCGGTCGTGATCGAGAGGCGCCCGCAGAAGACCGCGCCGCCGCAGATGTATCAGGTCGTGATGCTCAATGACGACTACACGCCGATGGAGTTCGTGATCGTCGTGATCCAGGAGTTCTTCAACAAGGACCGGGAAACCGCCACCCAGATCATGCTCAAGATCCATCTCGACGGGCGCGGTATCTGCGGCGTTTATTCTCGCGACATGGCGGCCACCAAGGTCAATCAGGTGATGGAGGCGGCGCACCAGGCCGGCCATCCGCTTCAATGCGTCAGTGAACCGGTTGAATAA
- the icd gene encoding NADP-dependent isocitrate dehydrogenase, whose translation MSSYQHIKVPAEGQKITVNADNSLNVPDQPIIPFIEGDGTGLDITPVMIKVVDAAVAKTYGGKKKIHWMEVYAGEKSTKVYGPDVWLPEETLHAVRDYVVSIKGPLTTPVGGGIRSLNVALRQELDLYVCLRPIQYFEGVPSPVKEPHKTHMVIFRENSEDIYAGIEFEAESDKAKKLIKILQDEFGVKKIRFPNTSGIGIKPVSREGTERLVRKAIQYAIDNDKPSVTIVHKGNIMKFTEGGFRDWAYGLAAKEFGAELIDGGPWMKFKNPKTGKEITVKDSIADAFLQQILLRPAEYSVIATLNLNGDYVSDALAAQVGGIGIAPGANLSDTVAMFEATHGTAPKYAGKDYVNPGSEILSAEMMLRHMGWTEAADLIIRSMEKSIASKKVTYDFARLMDGATQVSCSGFGQVMIDNM comes from the coding sequence ATGTCCAGCTATCAGCACATCAAAGTCCCGGCCGAAGGCCAGAAGATCACTGTCAATGCCGACAACTCCCTCAATGTGCCTGACCAGCCGATCATCCCCTTCATCGAGGGCGACGGCACCGGCCTGGACATCACGCCGGTGATGATCAAGGTGGTCGATGCGGCGGTGGCCAAGACCTACGGCGGCAAGAAGAAAATCCATTGGATGGAGGTCTATGCCGGCGAGAAGTCGACCAAGGTCTACGGTCCCGACGTGTGGCTCCCGGAGGAAACCCTCCATGCGGTGCGTGACTACGTGGTCTCTATCAAGGGCCCGCTGACTACCCCTGTCGGCGGCGGCATCCGCTCCCTGAACGTCGCCCTGCGCCAGGAACTCGACCTGTACGTCTGCCTGCGTCCCATCCAGTATTTCGAGGGGGTGCCCAGCCCGGTCAAGGAGCCGCACAAGACCCACATGGTGATCTTCCGCGAGAACTCGGAGGACATCTACGCCGGCATCGAGTTCGAAGCCGAGAGCGACAAGGCCAAGAAGCTCATCAAGATCCTGCAGGACGAATTCGGGGTCAAGAAGATCCGTTTCCCCAACACGTCCGGCATCGGCATCAAGCCGGTCTCGCGCGAAGGAACCGAGCGCCTGGTGCGCAAGGCGATCCAATACGCGATCGACAACGACAAGCCCAGCGTGACCATCGTGCACAAAGGCAACATCATGAAGTTCACCGAAGGTGGCTTCCGTGACTGGGCTTACGGCCTGGCGGCCAAGGAGTTTGGCGCCGAGCTGATCGACGGCGGTCCGTGGATGAAGTTCAAGAACCCCAAGACCGGCAAGGAAATCACCGTCAAGGACTCCATTGCCGACGCTTTCCTGCAACAGATCCTGCTGCGTCCGGCCGAGTACAGTGTTATCGCCACCCTGAACCTGAACGGCGACTACGTCTCCGACGCGCTGGCGGCCCAGGTCGGCGGCATCGGCATCGCTCCGGGCGCCAACCTGAGCGACACGGTCGCCATGTTCGAAGCCACCCACGGCACGGCGCCCAAGTACGCCGGCAAGGACTATGTCAATCCCGGCTCCGAGATCCTCTCGGCGGAGATGATGTTGCGCCACATGGGTTGGACCGAGGCTGCCGACCTGATCATCCGCTCCATGGAAAAGTCCATCGCGAGCAAGAAGGTCACCTATGATTTTGCGCGCCTGATGGACGGCGCGACCCAGGTGAGCTGCTCGGGCTTCGGGCAGGTCATGATCGACAACATGTAA
- a CDS encoding cell envelope biogenesis protein TolA, whose product MSKVLAVMMAGLFATAAFAQTQPAEINPQGQGKAAERAETRRAAKPAGQVKAPAGDQGKVAEGSGGVTATGADKAAQARRDSRDTRRPAKGGGKKPVPAQGGTPQ is encoded by the coding sequence ATGAGCAAAGTTCTCGCAGTCATGATGGCCGGCTTGTTCGCCACCGCCGCATTCGCGCAGACCCAACCCGCCGAGATCAACCCCCAGGGTCAGGGCAAGGCGGCTGAGCGCGCCGAAACGAGGAGGGCTGCGAAGCCTGCTGGTCAAGTCAAGGCTCCCGCTGGAGACCAAGGCAAGGTTGCAGAAGGCAGCGGCGGCGTGACCGCCACCGGCGCCGACAAGGCCGCCCAAGCCCGCCGCGATTCGCGCGACACACGCCGTCCCGCCAAGGGCGGCGGCAAGAAGCCGGTGCCTGCTCAAG